From Streptomyces yatensis, one genomic window encodes:
- a CDS encoding (2Fe-2S) ferredoxin domain-containing protein, producing MSKRSRRTAPAPASRAGAARTTVTVCRGCCCGTEAKVPGLDHAAQLRELRSALDGAATVRVTNCLDACERANVIVVQPSVAGRKAGGRPVWLGLGNGSDAIGDITAWIATGGPGISEPPGILDVYAFTPSRRVRAEADR from the coding sequence ATGAGCAAACGCTCCCGCCGCACTGCGCCCGCCCCGGCATCCCGGGCAGGAGCAGCACGGACCACGGTCACCGTCTGCCGCGGCTGCTGCTGCGGCACCGAGGCCAAGGTTCCCGGTCTCGACCACGCCGCCCAACTCCGCGAACTGCGCAGCGCCCTGGACGGCGCCGCGACCGTACGGGTCACGAACTGCCTCGACGCGTGCGAGCGTGCCAACGTCATCGTGGTGCAGCCCTCCGTCGCCGGCCGGAAAGCAGGTGGGCGGCCCGTCTGGCTCGGCCTGGGCAACGGATCTGACGCCATCGGCGACATCACCGCGTGGATCGCCACCGGCGGGCCGGGCATCAGCGAACCACCGGGCATCCTCGACGTCTACGCCTTCACTCCCTCCCGCCGCGTACGGGCCGAGGCTGATAGATGA
- a CDS encoding MFS transporter translates to MWPLYAAGFTTAFGAHGIAANLGGFSGDAVTSLLVLGGLLALYDGAEVVLKPLFGSLADKIGAKPVLLGGLISFAAASALYAIADSPGWLWAARLGQGAAASAFSPSASALVVRLNPAAKLGSYGFHKSIGYTLGPLLGGVLVWAGGLRLLFTVMAVLAAAVALWATFAVPAVPPLPKERQTLADLARRLTDRSFLAPTAALVGAAAALSVGVGFLPVSGAAAGLGTVATGAAVSALAACAAVVQPYAGSALDSGRLTTRTGLAAGLAITAVGLLCAMLPGVTGVLAAAVLIGVGTGLITPLGFTALATSTPEERMGQTMGSAELGRELGDAGGPLLVAAVAATTALTYGFAVLAAFLAIGPLLALALRGRTTPATR, encoded by the coding sequence ATGTGGCCCCTGTACGCGGCCGGGTTCACCACCGCCTTCGGCGCCCACGGCATCGCCGCCAACCTCGGCGGCTTCTCCGGCGACGCCGTCACCTCCCTGCTCGTCCTCGGCGGTCTGCTCGCCCTCTACGACGGCGCCGAAGTCGTCCTCAAGCCCCTCTTCGGTTCGCTGGCCGACAAGATCGGCGCAAAGCCCGTCCTCCTCGGCGGCCTGATCTCCTTCGCCGCCGCCTCCGCCCTCTACGCGATCGCGGACAGCCCCGGCTGGCTGTGGGCCGCCCGTCTCGGCCAGGGCGCCGCCGCATCCGCGTTCTCCCCCTCCGCCTCCGCACTCGTCGTCCGCCTCAACCCGGCCGCCAAACTCGGCAGTTACGGCTTCCACAAGTCCATCGGCTACACCCTCGGCCCGCTCCTCGGCGGCGTCCTGGTCTGGGCCGGCGGGCTGCGCCTGCTGTTCACCGTCATGGCAGTCCTCGCCGCGGCCGTCGCGCTGTGGGCCACGTTCGCCGTCCCGGCCGTTCCGCCGCTGCCCAAGGAGCGCCAGACCCTCGCCGACCTCGCCCGCCGGCTGACCGACCGCTCCTTCCTCGCCCCCACTGCGGCCCTGGTCGGCGCCGCCGCCGCTCTGTCGGTCGGTGTCGGGTTCCTTCCCGTCTCGGGAGCCGCGGCCGGTCTCGGCACGGTGGCCACCGGCGCGGCCGTCTCCGCCCTGGCCGCCTGCGCCGCCGTCGTGCAGCCGTACGCCGGGAGCGCCCTGGACTCCGGGCGCCTCACCACCCGTACGGGTCTCGCGGCCGGCCTCGCGATCACCGCGGTCGGCCTGCTCTGCGCGATGCTGCCCGGCGTGACCGGCGTACTCGCCGCGGCGGTCCTCATCGGTGTGGGCACCGGGCTGATCACCCCGCTCGGCTTCACCGCCCTCGCCACCAGCACCCCCGAGGAACGGATGGGCCAGACGATGGGATCGGCGGAACTCGGCCGCGAACTCGGCGACGCCGGAGGCCCCCTGCTGGTGGCCGCCGTCGCCGCCACCACCGCCCTCACCTACGGCTTCGCCGTCCTGGCAGCCTTCCTGGCCATCGGCCCCCTCCTCGCCCTGGCGCTACGGGGCCGCACCACCCCGGCAACTCGATAG
- a CDS encoding DUF305 domain-containing protein, whose translation MMARTEQQHGAYGPAKKMAADIVTTQTAEITRMRTMLATSSPTTTEQ comes from the coding sequence ATGATGGCCAGGACCGAACAACAGCACGGCGCCTACGGCCCGGCCAAGAAGATGGCGGCCGACATCGTCACCACCCAGACGGCCGAGATCACCCGGATGCGCACCATGCTGGCCACCAGCTCGCCCACCACGACGGAACAGTGA
- a CDS encoding FG-GAP repeat protein — translation MPHSCRTLTYAIAAAAVATAGFVFPSGVTAAAPRSATSDFDGDGYADLAVGVPDGTVGGQAKAGYVNVVWGGPKGVGGYGSIRVTQATPEVPGAPEAGDRFGASVALVDLNGDGIAELLAGVPGEDVTDRGTDAGMVIAIGGSTDGPGPGATVLTGPSPSAAYGTSVAAAELTGDDNKEIVIGGTDKVLARVIQGEDSMITTVVAAPMGGRAPVLTTGDFDSDGTADLAVAYWTAGSPNTQSHVRLWKWDADRSEMANFWNTDNAGVTALAAGDFDGDGHDDLALGECREIADENIDDPCGPEKLAKGGGIHLHYGSPASGSFGSRAQTLNQDTAGVPGVAEDGDRFGAALAVADVNRDGRDDLIVGAPGEAIGSEAGAGAAWLLSGSAQGLLDAGGAATSVSWNQDTPGVPGVAEAGDAFGAAVASGDCNADGVPDVTVGSPGENASLGAAWLFRSGSAAGSTALSPRTLGLPNLSTAQKYGKPLSSH, via the coding sequence GTGCCACACAGCTGCCGCACCCTGACGTACGCCATCGCAGCCGCCGCTGTGGCCACCGCCGGGTTCGTGTTCCCGTCCGGCGTCACCGCTGCCGCACCCCGTAGCGCCACGAGCGACTTCGACGGCGACGGCTACGCGGACCTCGCCGTCGGCGTCCCGGACGGGACCGTCGGCGGCCAGGCCAAGGCCGGGTATGTGAACGTCGTCTGGGGCGGCCCGAAGGGTGTCGGCGGCTACGGGAGCATCCGTGTCACCCAGGCCACTCCCGAGGTTCCCGGCGCCCCGGAGGCGGGTGACCGCTTCGGCGCATCCGTGGCCCTGGTGGACCTCAACGGCGACGGCATCGCGGAACTGCTCGCCGGTGTCCCCGGCGAGGACGTCACCGACCGCGGTACGGACGCAGGCATGGTCATCGCCATAGGCGGCTCGACGGACGGGCCGGGACCGGGGGCGACGGTCCTGACCGGGCCGTCGCCGTCGGCCGCGTACGGCACATCGGTCGCGGCAGCCGAGCTGACGGGCGACGACAACAAGGAGATCGTGATCGGCGGCACGGACAAGGTCCTCGCTCGTGTCATCCAGGGTGAGGACAGCATGATCACCACCGTCGTCGCCGCCCCTATGGGCGGCCGCGCCCCCGTCCTGACCACCGGCGACTTCGACAGCGACGGCACGGCGGACCTGGCCGTGGCGTACTGGACCGCGGGCAGCCCCAACACGCAGTCTCACGTGCGGCTGTGGAAGTGGGACGCCGACCGGTCCGAGATGGCCAACTTCTGGAACACGGACAACGCCGGCGTGACCGCCCTGGCCGCCGGCGACTTCGACGGCGACGGCCACGACGACCTGGCCCTCGGCGAGTGCCGTGAGATCGCCGACGAGAACATCGACGACCCGTGCGGCCCCGAAAAGCTCGCCAAGGGGGGCGGCATCCACCTCCACTACGGAAGCCCCGCGAGCGGCTCGTTCGGCAGCCGCGCCCAGACTCTCAACCAGGACACGGCGGGCGTCCCGGGCGTGGCCGAGGACGGCGACCGCTTCGGCGCCGCCCTCGCTGTCGCCGACGTCAACCGCGACGGTCGCGACGACCTGATCGTGGGTGCTCCTGGTGAGGCCATCGGAAGCGAAGCGGGGGCGGGCGCCGCCTGGCTGCTCTCCGGCAGCGCTCAGGGCCTGCTCGACGCAGGCGGCGCCGCCACATCCGTCTCCTGGAACCAGGACACGCCCGGTGTCCCGGGCGTCGCCGAGGCCGGCGACGCCTTCGGCGCGGCGGTCGCCTCGGGCGACTGCAACGCCGACGGCGTACCGGATGTCACGGTCGGATCCCCTGGAGAGAACGCCTCCCTGGGCGCCGCATGGCTCTTCCGCAGCGGCTCGGCCGCCGGCTCGACGGCCCTCTCGCCCCGCACACTCGGCCTCCCGAACCTGTCCACGGCTCAGAAATACGGCAAGCCGCTCAGCAGCCACTGA
- a CDS encoding Chromate resistance protein ChrB — protein sequence MTTLDHTPTPYCWRQAAGGRRQAAGGRRQAAGGRRQAAGGRRQAAGGRRQAAGGRRQAAGGQAVTLHAAGRSPEDAAGFEAMFTAARSAGWAEFLADCGKFEQEIAKEIRNARFTLAELEEEEQSLDRLRRWHRDLTARDVFGAPEAPQAAERLKQCTAVCEDYAERVFTALHRSQGDQA from the coding sequence ATAACCACCCTCGACCATACCCCCACCCCCTATTGTTGGCGGCAGGCGGCAGGCGGCAGGCGGCAGGCGGCAGGCGGCAGGCGGCAGGCGGCAGGCGGCAGGCGGCAGGCGGCAGGCGGCAGGCGGCAGGCGGCAGGCGGCAGGCGGCAGGCGGCAGGCGGCAGGCGGCAGGCGGCAGGCGGTCAGGCCGTGACCCTGCACGCGGCCGGACGCTCACCCGAGGACGCAGCAGGTTTCGAGGCGATGTTCACGGCTGCCCGCAGCGCCGGCTGGGCCGAGTTCCTTGCCGACTGCGGGAAGTTCGAGCAGGAGATCGCCAAGGAGATCCGTAACGCCAGATTCACCCTCGCCGAACTGGAGGAAGAGGAGCAGAGCCTGGACCGCCTGCGACGCTGGCACCGCGACCTCACGGCCCGCGATGTTTTCGGCGCACCCGAGGCTCCCCAGGCCGCCGAACGCCTCAAGCAGTGCACGGCGGTCTGCGAGGACTACGCCGAACGCGTCTTCACCGCCCTGCACCGCAGCCAGGGGGACCAGGCATGA
- a CDS encoding heavy metal translocating P-type ATPase gives MSSVLDQRPMRAVPGPRPAPSGRRTRLLALPEARWALAALVLFLAALPLYLLDAPAWLWGSLFTATYITGGWEPGWEGLKAVKDKTLDVDLLMVVAALGAAAIGQILDGALLIVIFATSGALEAVATARTADSVRGLLALAPSTATRLLADGTGETVPAGDLKIGDTVLVRPGERIGADGQVLEGASDVDQATITGEPLPVAKQTGDAVFAGTVNGTGALRVRVERDPVDSVIARIVKMVEEASETKAPTQLFIEKIEQRYSIGMVIATLAVFAIPLPFGSALQPALLRAMTFMIVASPCAVVLSTMPPLLSAIANAGRHGVLAKSAVVMERLGQVDAVALDKTGTLTEGTPRVTDIRPLPGTGLDEDELLSLAAAAEHPSEHPLARAVVDAARERGLDLADAVDFASATGQGVSAVIDGRTVQIGAPGRLVHTGGPQADAVVGALEDDGRTAVLVLRDGAPVGVLGIADRLRPDARATVAALTKLTGRTPVLLTGDNERAAGHLAAEVGITDVRAGLLPQGKVTAVKEWEAEGRKVLVVGDGVNDAPALAAAHMGIAMGKAGSDLALETADAVVVRDELATIPAVVALSRKARRLVAQNLVIAGIFITLLVAWDLIATLRLPLGVAGHEGSTVIVGLNGLRLLREAAWKSTLRGGAV, from the coding sequence ATGTCTTCTGTCCTGGATCAGAGGCCCATGCGGGCTGTCCCGGGGCCGCGCCCGGCCCCGTCCGGGCGGCGCACCCGGCTGCTGGCGCTGCCGGAGGCCCGGTGGGCGCTCGCCGCGCTGGTCCTGTTCCTGGCCGCACTCCCGCTCTACCTGCTCGATGCCCCGGCGTGGCTGTGGGGGTCGCTGTTCACCGCCACCTACATCACAGGCGGATGGGAGCCGGGATGGGAGGGCTTGAAGGCCGTCAAGGACAAGACTTTGGACGTGGATCTGCTGATGGTGGTGGCCGCCCTCGGCGCCGCCGCGATCGGTCAGATCCTGGACGGCGCACTGCTGATCGTCATCTTCGCGACCTCCGGCGCCCTGGAAGCCGTCGCGACCGCCCGCACCGCGGACTCGGTCCGCGGCCTGCTCGCCCTCGCCCCCTCCACCGCGACCCGCCTCTTGGCCGACGGCACGGGGGAGACGGTCCCCGCCGGGGACCTGAAGATCGGAGACACGGTCCTGGTGCGGCCCGGCGAACGGATCGGCGCCGACGGGCAGGTCCTGGAAGGCGCCAGCGACGTCGACCAGGCCACCATCACCGGCGAGCCCCTGCCCGTGGCCAAGCAGACAGGGGACGCGGTGTTCGCCGGCACGGTGAACGGCACCGGCGCCCTGCGCGTGCGGGTCGAACGGGATCCGGTGGACTCGGTGATCGCCCGGATCGTGAAGATGGTCGAGGAAGCCTCCGAGACCAAGGCCCCCACTCAGCTGTTCATCGAGAAGATCGAGCAGCGGTACTCGATCGGCATGGTCATCGCGACCCTCGCCGTCTTCGCGATCCCGCTCCCCTTCGGCTCGGCCCTCCAGCCCGCCCTCCTCCGGGCGATGACCTTCATGATCGTCGCTTCACCATGCGCGGTGGTGCTGTCCACGATGCCGCCGCTGCTGTCCGCCATCGCCAACGCCGGACGCCACGGCGTGCTGGCAAAGTCCGCCGTCGTGATGGAGCGCCTGGGCCAGGTCGACGCCGTCGCCCTCGACAAGACCGGCACCCTCACCGAAGGCACCCCCCGGGTCACCGACATCCGCCCCCTGCCCGGCACCGGACTGGACGAGGACGAGCTGCTGTCGCTCGCGGCCGCGGCGGAGCACCCCAGCGAGCATCCCCTCGCCCGTGCCGTTGTCGACGCCGCCCGAGAACGCGGCCTCGACCTCGCCGATGCGGTCGACTTCGCCTCCGCAACCGGCCAGGGCGTAAGCGCCGTCATCGACGGGCGGACCGTCCAGATCGGCGCTCCGGGCCGCCTCGTCCACACCGGCGGCCCGCAAGCAGACGCCGTGGTGGGAGCCCTCGAAGACGACGGCCGCACCGCGGTCCTCGTCCTCCGCGACGGAGCACCGGTCGGGGTCCTGGGCATCGCCGACCGACTCCGCCCCGACGCCAGGGCCACCGTGGCCGCGCTCACCAAACTCACCGGCCGCACCCCGGTCCTGCTGACCGGCGACAACGAACGCGCCGCCGGCCACCTGGCCGCCGAGGTCGGCATCACCGACGTCCGCGCCGGACTCCTGCCGCAAGGCAAAGTGACAGCGGTCAAGGAGTGGGAGGCCGAAGGCCGCAAGGTCCTGGTCGTCGGCGACGGCGTCAACGACGCCCCGGCTCTCGCTGCCGCGCACATGGGCATCGCCATGGGGAAGGCCGGATCCGACCTCGCGCTGGAGACGGCCGACGCCGTCGTCGTCCGCGACGAACTCGCCACGATCCCCGCGGTCGTGGCCCTCTCCCGCAAGGCCCGCCGCCTGGTCGCGCAGAACCTGGTCATCGCCGGGATCTTCATCACTCTCCTGGTGGCCTGGGACCTGATCGCCACCCTCCGACTGCCGCTCGGCGTCGCCGGCCACGAAGGCTCCACCGTCATCGTCGGCCTCAACGGCCTGCGCCTGCTCCGCGAAGCCGCCTGGAAGAGCACCCTCCGAGGAGGTGCCGTATGA
- a CDS encoding ArsR/SmtB family transcription factor, with translation MGHGTDTASSATTRERLDAVGTTDVASTLQALATPSRLYILARLQEGPCSVSDLADAVGMEASACSHQLRLLRNLGLVTGERHGRSIVYALYDNHVAELLDQALYHVEHLRLGVRDSPAAAPESVTAD, from the coding sequence ATGGGCCACGGAACCGACACCGCCAGCAGCGCCACCACCCGCGAGCGCCTCGACGCGGTCGGCACCACCGACGTGGCCTCCACCCTCCAGGCCCTCGCCACCCCTTCACGCCTCTACATCCTGGCCCGCCTCCAGGAAGGACCCTGCTCGGTGAGCGACCTCGCCGACGCGGTCGGCATGGAAGCCTCCGCCTGCTCCCACCAGCTGCGCCTGCTGCGCAACCTCGGGCTGGTCACCGGCGAACGACACGGCCGCTCGATCGTGTACGCCCTCTACGACAACCACGTCGCCGAACTCCTCGACCAGGCCCTCTACCACGTCGAGCACCTGCGCCTCGGGGTCCGCGACAGCCCGGCCGCCGCGCCCGAATCCGTCACCGCCGACTGA